The Falco naumanni isolate bFalNau1 chromosome 1, bFalNau1.pat, whole genome shotgun sequence genome window below encodes:
- the MYO18A gene encoding unconventional myosin-XVIIIa isoform X5, with protein MFNLMKKDKEKDGARKEKKEKKEKKERMSAAELKSLEEMSMRRGFFNLNRASKRDSKTRLEISNPIPIKVASGSDLHLTDIDSDSNRGSVILDSGHLSTASSSDDLKVDDANFKGSVLQRAAKFGSLAKQNSQMIVKRFSFSQKSRDESTSETSTPSEHSAAPSPQVEVRMLETQLSKQGVPQGHPCTPPATSLRARVPELVSKRFPAELRLPALVPPQPPTPRQLELQRRNTGDFGFSLRRTTMLDRAPDGQVYRRVVHFAEPGAGTKDLALGLVPGDRLVEINGRNVESKSRDEIVEMIRQSGETVQLKVQPILELSELSRCWLRGGQGTRRAAWDKLQPGEKRPTPMKTTPASPQQAPPSPTSCPSPSEEAQRRLERIFTTSLDPAASASAPSQAKTEEQIAAEEAWYETEKVWLVHRDGFSLGSQLRLEEGVPLPEGKVKVKLDHDGTVLEVEEDDVEKANPPSCDRVEDLASLLYLNESSVLHTLRQRYGGNLLHTYAGPTMVIINPLSSPSMYSEKVMHMFKGCRREDTSPHIYAVAQAAYRSMLMSRQDQAVVLLGASGSGKTTNCQHLVQYLTTIAGSTGKVFSVEKWQALYTILEAFGNSSTGMNGNATRFSQIISLDFDQAGQVASASIQTLLLEKLRVTKRPANEATFNIFYYLLACSDSTLRTELHFNHLAENNVFGIVPLSKPEEKQKATQQFNKLQAAMKVMGISSDEQKAFWLVLGAIYHLGAAGATKELLADGADADEAGRKQFARHEWAQKAAYLLGCSLEELSSSIFKHQPKGTLQRSTSFRQGPDEPPLGDSGTGPKLTALECLEGMAAGLYSELFTLLISLLNRALKSSQHSVCSVTVVDTPGAQNPELAGQSRGATFEELCHNYTQERLQLLFHQRTFARELERYKEENIELALADAEPGSSGSIAAVDQPSHQALVRSLARTDEARGLLWLLEEEALQPGGNEDTLLERLFSYYGPQEGGKKGHNPLLPSDKPRHFLLGHSSGTNWVEYDATGWLNHVKHNPASQNASVLLQESQKKVISSLFAGRGGSALVLSGSVAGLEGGSQLALRRATSMRKTFTTGVAAVKKKSLCIQIKLQVDALIDSIKKSKLHFVHCFLPKAAGGGGDPRALPCRRVSGSELELPAEHCEAGLMQLDVPLLRAQLRGSRLLDTLRMYRQGYPDHMVFAEFRRRFDVLAPHLTKKHGRNYIVVDEKRAVEELLESLDLEKSSYHMGLSRVFFRAGSLARLEEQRDAQTSRNITLFQAACRGFLARQQFKKRKIQDLAIRCVQKNIKKNKGVKGWPWWKLFTTVRPLIEVQLTEDQIRGKDEEIQQLKSKLEKVEKERNELRLNSDRLESRITELTSELTDERNTGESASQLLDAETAERLRAEKEMKDLQAKYDALKKQMESMEMEVMEARLIRAAELNGELDDDDSGGEWRLKYERAVREIDFTKKRLQQELEDKLEVEQQGKRQLERRLTDLQADSEESQRALQQLKKKCQRLAAELQDTKLHLEGQQGRNHDLEKKQRRFDTELSQAHEEAQRERLQREKLSREKDVLVAEVFGLKQLLEDKDSDIAGLTQKAEALEAELQDISSQESKDEASLAKVKKQLRDLEAKVKDQEEELDEQAGTIQMLEQAKLRLEMEMERLRQTHAKEVESRDEEVEEIRQSCQKKLKQMEVQLEEEYEDKQKVLREKRELESKLSAVSEQANQRDFETEKRLRRDLKRTKALLADAQIMLDHLKNNAPSKREIAQLKNQLEESEFTCAAAVKARKSMEVEIEDLHLQIDDLAKAKAGLEEQLSRLQREKNEVQSRLEEDQEDMNELMKKHKAAVAQASRDLAQMNDLQAQLEEVNKEKQELQEKLQGLQSQLEFLEQSMVDKSLVSRQEAKIRELETRLEFERTQVKRLESLATRLKENMEKLTEERDQRAAAENREKEQNKRLQRQLRDVKEEMGELAKKEAEASRKKHELEMDLESLEAANQSLQSDLKLAFKRIGDLQAAIEDEMESDSNEDLINSLQDMVAKYQKRKSKLDGDSDVDSELEDRVDGVKSWLSKNKGSSKALSDDGSLKGSSPPSSRHTFTYDRWDEEQDTGESTRRYSHSSPSASEADSRATETPA; from the exons ATGTTCAACTTGATGAAAaaggacaaggagaaggatgggGCCCgaaaggagaagaaggaaaagaaggagaagaaggagcgGATGTCGGCAGCTGAACTGAAGAGCTTGGAGGAGATGAGCATGCGCCGGGGCTTCTTCAACCTCAACCGTGCCTCCAAGCGGGACTCCAAGACCCGCCTGGAGATCTCCAACCCCATCCCCATTAAGGTGGCCAGTGGCTCTGACCTGCATCTCACAGATATCGACTCCGACAGCAACCGGGGCAGCGTCATCTTGGACTCAGGCCACCTGAGCACGGCCAGCTCCAGCGATGATCTCAAGGTGGACGATGCCAACTTCAAGGGCTCGGTGCTGCAGCGGGCGGCCAAATTTGGCTCGTTGGCCAAGCAGAACTCACAGATGATTGTCAAACGTTTCTCCTTCTCCCAGAAGAGCCGGGATGAGAGCACCTCAGAGACATCCACCCCCTCCGAGCActcagcagccccctccccacaggtGGAGGTGCGCATGCTGGAGACCCAGCTTTCCAAGCAAGGGGTCCCCCAAGGACACCCCTGCAcccctcctgccacctccctgcgTGCCAGGGTGCCGGAGCTCGTTAGCAAGAGGTTTCCTGCCGAGCTGCGGCTGCCCGCCTTGgtgcccccgcagccccccaccccacggcagctggagctgcagaggcGCAACACTGGTGATTTTGGCTTCTCCCTACGCCGCACCACCATGCTGGACCGGGCGCCCGATGGGCAGGTGTACCGACGTGTCGTGCACTTTGCTGAACCTGGAGCTGGCACCAAAGACTTGGCGTTGGGGTTGGTGCCTGGTGACCGGTTGGTGGAGATCAATGGACGAAATGTGGAGAGCAAATCCCGGGATGAGATCGTGGAGATGATCCGGCAGTCGGGGGAGACGGTGCAGCTGAAGGTGCAGCCCATCCTGGAGCTGAGTGAGCTGAGCCGCTGCTGGCTGCGGGGCGGCCAGGGGACACGCCGCGCTGCTTGGGAT AAGCTGCAGCCTGGTGAGAAGCGGCCAACCCCCATGAAAACCACCCCGGCATCCCCCCAGCAG gctccccccagccccacgtcCTGCCCGAGCCCGTCAGAGGAGGCACAGCGCCGGCTGGAGAGGATCTTCACCACTTCT CTGGACCCCGCCGCCTCTGCCTCGGCACCCAGCCAG GCCAAGACGGAGGAGCAGATAGCCGCCGAGGAGGCCTGGTATGAGACAGAGAAGGTGTGGCTGGTGCACAGAGATGGCTTCTCCTTGG gcagccagctgcgGCTGGAGGAAGGTGTCCCCCTGCCCGAGGGCAAGGTGAAGGTGAAGCTGGACCATGATGGAACCGTcctggaggtggaggaggacGATGTGGAGAAG GCAAACCCCCCCTCCTGTGACCGCGTGGAGGACCTCGCCAGCCTCCTCTACCTCAACGAGTCCAGCGTGCTGCACACGCTGCGGCAGCGCTACGGTGGAAACCTCCTGCACACCTACGCCGGCCCCACCATGGTCATCATCAACCCACTGAGCTCCCCCTCCATGTATTCTGAGAAG GTCATGCACATGTTCAAAGGGTGCCGCAGGGAGGACACGTCCCCGCACATCTACGCGGTGGCCCAGGCTGCCTACCGCAGCATGCTGATGAGCCGCCAGGACCAAGCGGTCGTGCTGCTGGGCGCCAGTGGCAGCGGCAAAACCACCAACTGCCAACACCTTGTCCAGTACCTCACCACCATCGCTGGCAGCACTGGCAAGGTCTTCTCCG TGGAGAAGTGGCAGGCTCTCTACACCATCCTGGAGGCTTTTGGCAATAGCAGCACCGGCATGAATGGCAACGCCACCCGCTTCTCCCAGATCATCTCTCTGGACTTCGACCAGGCTGGGCAGGTGGCATCTGCCTCCATACAG ACGCTGTTGCTGGAGAAGCTGCGCGTCACGAAGCGCCCAGCCAACGAAGCAACCTTCAACATCTTCTACTACCTGCTGGCCTGCTCTGACAGCACCCTGCG GACTGAGCTTCATTTCAACCACTTGGCAGAGAACAACGTCTTTGGCATCGTGCCCCTCTCCAAG CcggaggaaaagcagaaggcGACCCAGCAGTTCAACAAGCTTCAGGCTGCCATGAAGGTGATGGGCATCTCCAGCGATGAGCAGAAAGCCTTCTGGCTTGTCCTGGGGGCCATTTATCATCTGGGGGCCGCCGGGGCCACAAAAG agctgctggcagacGGAGCCG ACGCCGACGAAG CTGGAAGGAAGCAGTTTGCACGGCACGAGTGGGCTCAGAAAGCCGCTTacctgctgggctgcagcctggaggagctctcctcctccatctTCAAGCACCAGCCCAAGGGTACCCTGCAGCGATCCACCTCCTTCCGGCAGGGCCCCGATGAGCCCCCCCTGGGTGACAGCGGTACAG GTCCCAAGCTGACAGCACTGGAGTGCCTGGAGGGCATGGCGGCCGGCTTGTACTCTGAGCTCTTCACCCTCCTCATCTCCCTCCTCAACAG GGCGCTGAAATCGAGCCAGCACTCGGTGTGCTCGGTGACGGTGGTGGACACCCCGGGGGCGCAGAACCCCgagctggcagggcagagccggGGGGCCACCTTCGAGGAGCTTTGCCACAACTACACCCAGGAGCgcctgcagctgctcttccaCCAGCGCACCTTCGCCCGCGAGCTGGAGCGCTACAAGGAG GAGAACATAGAGCTTGCCCTGGCTGACGCCGAGCCCGGCTCCTCTGGCTCCATAGCTGCTGTAGACCAGCCCTCGCATCAGGCACTG GTCCGGTCACTGGCCCGCACAGACGAGGCGcgggggctgctgtggctgctggaggaggaggcGCTGCAGCCAGGCGGCAACGAGGACACCTTGCTGGAGCGGCTCTTCTCCTACTACGGCCCCCAGGAAGGGGGCAAGAAAG GGCACAACCCGCTGCTCCCCAGTGACAAGCCCCGGCATTTCCTTCTGGGCCACAGCTCAGGGACCAACTGGGTGGAGTACGATGCCACGGGCTGGCTCAACCACGTCAAGCACAACCCGGCCTCCCAAAATGCCTCCGTCCTGCTGCAGGAGTCACAGAA GAAGGTCATCAGCAGCCTGTTTGCGGGCCGTGGCGGGTCAGCGCTGGTGCTGTCGGGCTcggtggcagggctggagggggggtCCCAGCTGGCCCTGCGCCGGGCCACCAGCATGCGGAAGACCTTCACCACCGGCGTGGCTGCTGTCAAGAAGAAATCCCTCTGCATCCAGATCAAGCTGCAAGTG GACGCCCTCATTGACAGCATCAAGAAGTCCAAGCTCCACTTTGTGCACTGCTTCCTGCCCaaggcggcggggggcggcggggaccCCCGGGCTCTGCCGTGCCGGCGGGTGAGCGGCAGTGAACTGGAGCTGCCGGCGGAGCACTGCGAGGCCGGGCTCATGCAGCTGGACGTGCCCCTCCTGCGTGCCCAGCTCCGCGGCTCCCGCCTGCTCGACACCCTCCGCATGTACCGCCAAG GGTATCCCGACCACATGGTTTTTGCGGAGTTCAGGCGGCGCTTTGACGTCCTGGCCCCACACCTGACCAAGAAGCACGGGCGCAACTACATCGTCGTGGATGAGAAGCGG gCAGTGGAGGAGCTCCTGGAGTCGCTGGacctggagaagagcagctaCCACATGGGCTTGAGCCGG GTGTTTTTCCGAGCTGGATCACtagccaggctggaggagcagagggacGCGCAGACCAGCAGGAACATCACCCTCTTCCAGGCAGCGTGCAGGGGCTTCTTGGCACGGCAGCAGTTCAAGAAAAGGAAG ATCCAGGATTTGGCCATCCGCTGCGTGCAGAAGAACATCAAGAAGAACAAGGGGGTGAAGGGCTGGCCCTGGTGGAAGCTTTTCACCACCGTGCGGCCCCTCATCGAGGTGCAGCTCACCGAGGACCAGATCCGCGGCAAAGAC GAAGAGATCCAGCAGCTGAAGAGCAAACTCGAGAAGGTGGAGAAAGAGCGTAACGAGCTCCGGCTCAACAGCGACCGCCTGGAGAGCAGG ATCACAGAGCTGACATCGGAGCTGACAGACGAGCGGAACACCGGCGAGTCGgcctcccagctgctggacGCTGAGACGGCTGAGAGGCTGCGGGCCGAGAAGGAGATGAAGGACCTGCAG gcCAAGTACGATGCTCTGAAGAAGCAGATGGAGTCCATGGAGATGGAGGTGATGGAGGCTCGGCTCATCCGGGCGGCCGAGCTCAACGGGGAGCTCGACGATGACGATTCAG GTGGCGAATGGCGGCTGAAATATGAGCGGGCGGTGCGGGAGATCGACTTCACTAAGAAacggctgcagcaggagctggaggacaAGCTGGAGGTGGAGCAGCAGGGCAAGAGGCAGCTGGAGCGGAGG ctgaCGGACCTGCAGGCAGACAGCGAGGAGAGCCAGCGGGCGCTGCAGCAGCTAAAGAAGAAGTGCCAGCGCCTGGCCGCGGAGCTGCAGGACACCAAGCTGCACCTCGAGGGGCAGCAAGGACGCAACCATGACCTGGAGAAGAAGCAGCGGAG GTTTGACACCGAGCTCTCGCAGGCGCACGAGGAGGCCCAGCGGGAGAGGCTGCAGCGGGAGAAGCTGAGCCGTGAGAAGGACGTGCTGGTGGCTGAGGTCTTCGGCCtcaagcagctgctggag GACAAGGACTCGGACATTGCGGGGCTGACACAGAAGGCGGAGGCGCtggaggctgagctgcaggacaTCTCCTCCCAGGAGTCGAAGGATGAAGCCTCCCTGGCCAAGgtgaagaagcagctgagggacctGGAGGCGAAGGTCAAAGACCAGGAGGAGGAACTGGACGAGCAGGCTGGGACCATCcagatgctggagcag GCCAAGCTGCggctggagatggagatggagcGGCTGCGGCAGACCCACGCCAAGGAGGTGGAGAGCCGTGACGAGGAGGTGGAGGAGATTCGGCAGTCGTGCCAGAAGAAG CTGAAGCAGATGGaggtgcagctggaggaggagtaCGAGGACAAGCAGAAGGTACTGAGAGAGAAACGGGAGCTGGAGAGCAAGTTATCTGCTGTCAGCGAGCAG GCCAACCAGCGGGACTTCGAGACGGAAAAGCGCCTGCGCCGGGACCTGAAGAGGACAAAGGCGCTGCTGGCTGATGCACAGATCATGCTGGACCACCTGAAGAACAATGCACCCAGCAAGAGGGAGATCGCCCAGCTCAAGAACCAG ctggaggagtcGGAGTTCACCTGTGCGGCTGCTGTTAAGGCCCGCAAGTCCATGGAGGTGGAGATTGAAGACCTCCACCTGCAGATCGACGATCTTGCCAAGGCCAAGGCAGGG ctggaggagcagctgagccGGCTGCAGCGGGAGAAGAATGAGGTGCAGAGTCGGCTGGAGGAGGACCAGGAGGACATGAATGAGCTGATGAAGAAGCACAAGGCGGCTGTGGCCCAG GCGTCCCGGGACCTGGCGCAGATGAATGACctccaggcacagctggaggaggtcaacaaggagaagcaggagctgcaAGAGAAG CTGCAAGGCTTGCAGAGCCAGCTGGAATTCCTGGAGCAATCCATGGTGGACAAGTCGCTAGTGAGCCGGCAAGAAGCCAAGATCCGCGAGCTGGAGACCAGGCTGGAGTTTGAGCGGACACAAGTCAAGCGCCTGGAG AGCCTGGCCACGCGGCTGAAGGAGAACATGGAGAAGCTGACGGAGGAGCGAGATCAGCGCGCAGCCGCCGAGAACCGGGAGAAGGAGCAGAACAAGCGGCTGCAGCGACAGCTCCGCGATGTCAAGGAGGAGATGGGTGAGCTGGCCAAGAAGGAGGCAGAGGCCAGCCGCAAGAAGCACGAGCTG GAGATGGACCTGGAGAGCCTGGAAGCTGCCAACCAGAGCCTGCAGTCAGACCTGAAGCTGGCCTTCAAGCGCATCGGGGACCTGCAGGCGGCCATCGAGGATGAGATGGAGAGTGACAGCAACGAGGACCTCATCAACAG TTTGCAGGACATGGTGGCAAAgtatcagaaaagaaagagtaaacT TGATGGTGACTCGGACGTGGACTCAGAGCTGGAGGACCGTGTGGACGGGGTGAAGTCCTGGCTCTCCAAGAACAAAGGCTCCTCCAAAGCGCTCTCGGATGATGGCAGCCTGAAGGGCAGCAG cccccccagctcccggcACACCTTCACCTACGACAGATGGGACGAGGAGCAGGACACCGGGGAAAGCACACGCCGCTACTCCCACAGCTCCCCCAGCGCCAGCGAGGCAGACAGCCGGGCCACCGAGACCCCTGCCTAG